One window of the Janthinobacterium sp. PAMC25594 genome contains the following:
- a CDS encoding YdiU family protein, protein MPTPLPAPYFVAASAPAASLIGLDAARLAEPGFVELLIGNTVAERSLPLSAVYSGHQFGVWAGQLGDGRAILLGDIATASGPMELQLKGAGATPYSRMGDGRAVLRSSIREFLCSEAMAALGIPTSRALSIMGSQQGILRETVETAAVVTRMAPSFVRFGSFEHWFYRKKPDELKILADYVIDGFYPHLRAASNPYQALLAEVCVRTAHMIAQWQAVGFMHGVMNTDNMSILGLTLDYGPFGFMEAFDAEHICNHTDQQGRYSYANQPQVGHWNCYALGQALLPLIGEVELAQAALDSYQSAFAEKMNGLLRAKLGLQTSQDDDTALFDSMFALIQANHVDFTNFFRALSTLRVAAPEHDTALRDLFIDRPAFDAWATQYRARLLQEHSVDAERQAAMNGVNPKYVLRNYLAQVAIEKAQQQDYTEVAKLLEILQKPFDEQPEHQHYAALPPDWASHLEVSCSS, encoded by the coding sequence ATGCCCACGCCCCTGCCCGCGCCCTACTTTGTCGCCGCCAGCGCGCCGGCGGCCAGCCTGATCGGCCTCGATGCCGCGCGCCTGGCCGAACCCGGCTTTGTGGAACTGCTGATCGGCAATACCGTGGCCGAGCGCTCGCTGCCCCTGTCGGCCGTGTATTCGGGCCACCAGTTCGGCGTCTGGGCCGGCCAGCTGGGCGATGGCCGCGCCATCTTGCTGGGCGATATCGCCACAGCAAGCGGTCCGATGGAGCTGCAGCTGAAAGGCGCCGGCGCCACGCCGTATTCGCGCATGGGCGACGGCCGCGCCGTGCTGCGCTCGTCCATCCGCGAATTCCTGTGCTCGGAAGCCATGGCGGCGCTGGGCATTCCCACCTCGCGCGCGCTGTCCATCATGGGTTCGCAGCAAGGCATCCTGCGCGAAACGGTGGAAACGGCGGCCGTCGTCACGCGCATGGCGCCCAGTTTCGTGCGCTTTGGCTCGTTCGAGCACTGGTTTTACCGCAAGAAGCCGGATGAGCTGAAAATCCTCGCCGATTACGTCATCGACGGCTTCTATCCCCATTTGCGCGCCGCATCAAATCCGTATCAAGCCTTGCTGGCCGAGGTCTGCGTGCGCACAGCGCACATGATCGCGCAATGGCAAGCCGTGGGCTTCATGCATGGCGTGATGAATACGGACAATATGTCGATCCTGGGCCTGACCCTCGATTACGGCCCGTTCGGCTTCATGGAAGCGTTTGACGCGGAACACATCTGCAACCATACGGACCAGCAAGGTCGCTATTCCTACGCCAACCAGCCGCAGGTGGGCCACTGGAACTGCTATGCGCTGGGCCAGGCCCTGCTGCCGCTGATCGGCGAAGTGGAACTGGCGCAGGCGGCGCTGGACAGCTACCAGAGCGCCTTTGCGGAGAAGATGAATGGCTTGCTGCGCGCCAAGCTGGGCTTGCAGACGAGCCAGGACGACGATACGGCGCTGTTCGACAGCATGTTTGCGCTGATCCAAGCCAATCATGTGGATTTCACGAATTTCTTCCGCGCCTTGTCTACACTGCGAGTGGCCGCGCCCGAACACGACACGGCGCTGCGCGACCTGTTCATCGACCGCCCCGCCTTCGACGCCTGGGCGACTCAGTACCGCGCACGCCTGTTGCAGGAGCATAGCGTCGATGCCGAACGGCAAGCCGCCATGAACGGCGTCAACCCGAAATACGTGCTGCGCAACTACCTGGCGCAGGTGGCCATCGAGAAAGCGCAGCAGCAGGACTACACGGAAGTGGCGAAATTGCTGGAAATATTGCAAAAGCCATTTGACGAACAGCCCGAACACCAGCACTATGCGGCCCTGCCGCCCGACTGGGCCAGCCACCTTGAAGTCAGTTGCTCATCCTGA
- a CDS encoding 3-(methylthio)propionyl-CoA ligase, translated as MSAFPLSPVMGQMMNQPLLISSIIEFAARHYAGSEIISRRVEGDMHRYTYRDCHQRARRLANALHGLGVGMGDRVATLAWNGYRHLEAYYAVSGSGAVLHTINPRLFPDQIAYISNHAEDQVLLFDLTFLPVVEKIAADCTFVRHFVLMCDRDRMPASSTIPDLLCYEDLIATHSDEYTWPLFDENAAATLCYTSGTTGNPKGALYSHRSTVLHAYASAMPSGLNVRASDTVLPVVPMFHVNAWGLPYSVPLSGARMVFPGAALDGKSLYELFEAEKVTFSAGVPTVWLGLLNHALQNDLKFSSFRRTVIGGAACPPAMMDTLIDKFDIEVIHAWGMTEMSPLGTAGGLQTKHLDLPKDEQRKILQKQGHAIYGVDMKIVDDDGKELPWDGISYGHLLVKGPWIISSYYKNEGGDVLQDGWFPTGDVATIDADGYMQITDRSKDVIKSGGEWIGTIDLENLAMAHPAVLQAACIGVFHPKWDERPVLVVVLRPGMTVTREVLLQFFEGKIAKWWTPDDVLFIDALPMGATGKIQKNKLREQFKGHQLPGM; from the coding sequence ATGTCGGCATTTCCCTTGAGTCCAGTGATGGGCCAGATGATGAATCAGCCCCTGCTGATTTCCAGCATTATCGAGTTTGCAGCGCGTCATTATGCAGGCAGCGAAATCATTTCGCGGCGGGTGGAGGGCGATATGCACCGCTACACCTACCGCGATTGCCACCAGCGCGCGCGCCGCCTGGCCAACGCCCTGCATGGCCTCGGCGTCGGCATGGGCGACCGGGTTGCCACCCTGGCCTGGAATGGCTACCGCCACCTGGAAGCCTACTATGCCGTGTCCGGCTCGGGTGCCGTGCTGCACACCATCAATCCGCGCCTGTTTCCCGACCAGATCGCCTATATCTCGAATCACGCGGAGGACCAGGTCCTGCTGTTCGACCTGACCTTTTTGCCCGTGGTGGAAAAGATCGCCGCCGACTGCACCTTCGTGCGCCATTTCGTCCTGATGTGCGACCGCGACCGGATGCCCGCCAGCAGCACCATTCCCGACCTGCTGTGCTATGAAGATCTCATCGCCACGCATTCCGACGAGTACACGTGGCCCCTGTTCGACGAGAATGCGGCCGCCACCCTGTGCTACACGTCCGGCACGACGGGCAATCCCAAGGGCGCCCTGTATTCGCACCGTTCGACCGTGCTGCACGCGTATGCCTCGGCCATGCCCAGCGGCCTGAACGTGCGCGCTTCCGATACCGTGCTGCCCGTCGTGCCCATGTTCCACGTGAATGCCTGGGGCTTGCCGTATTCCGTGCCCCTGTCCGGCGCGCGCATGGTCTTTCCCGGCGCGGCGCTCGATGGCAAGTCGCTGTATGAATTGTTCGAGGCGGAAAAAGTGACGTTCTCGGCCGGCGTGCCCACCGTCTGGCTGGGCTTGCTGAACCATGCGCTGCAGAATGACTTGAAATTTTCCAGCTTCCGCCGCACGGTGATCGGCGGCGCCGCTTGCCCGCCGGCCATGATGGACACCCTGATCGACAAGTTCGACATCGAAGTCATCCACGCCTGGGGCATGACGGAAATGTCGCCGCTGGGCACGGCGGGCGGCTTGCAGACCAAGCACCTGGACTTGCCGAAGGACGAACAGCGCAAGATCCTGCAAAAGCAGGGCCATGCGATCTACGGCGTGGACATGAAGATCGTCGACGACGACGGCAAGGAATTGCCGTGGGATGGCATCAGTTACGGCCATTTGCTGGTGAAAGGGCCGTGGATCATCTCGTCGTATTACAAGAACGAGGGCGGCGACGTGTTGCAGGATGGCTGGTTCCCCACGGGCGACGTGGCCACCATCGACGCGGATGGCTACATGCAGATCACGGACCGCAGCAAGGACGTGATCAAGTCCGGCGGCGAGTGGATCGGCACCATCGACCTGGAAAACCTGGCCATGGCGCACCCGGCCGTGCTGCAGGCGGCCTGCATCGGCGTATTCCACCCGAAATGGGATGAGCGCCCCGTGCTCGTCGTGGTGTTGCGCCCCGGCATGACGGTCACGCGCGAGGTTTTGTTGCAGTTCTTCGAGGGCAAGATCGCCAAGTGGTGGACGCCGGACGACGTGCTGTTCATCGACGCCTTGCCCATGGGCGCGACGGGCAAGATCCAGAAGAACAAGCTGCGCGAGCAGTTCAAGGGGCACCAGTTGCCGGGGATGTAA
- a CDS encoding chemotaxis protein CheW: MDMHEEGASDTATELFGSFHLGDDEFALPASCIREVVNYPAKVTALPLSPAYLEGMFTLRGSVIPVVNLGRLFRADAPRAVATDKIAILDFQQVLIGIVFQNTGDILRVPASARCALQYAAGDSHAVIAGTILLDGGARLLQILDPHALLRIENVPHVLALQATGAKLSTARYHAQSERRQCVSFHAAGAAFAFEMLAIQEIIRVPELHGSLLNSELCLGRMHFRGSQVAVIDFGTLLQAAGSGNGAKAATSDQRIIVVRLDDTTVGFLVDSVDSIVHFFGDEVLPIPLLSKARAAMFAGCITKEGLGDIIFLDHKGILSQAEIVEMRDGHKRLYPNDAETATAATRKAQRRVYITFTVETRFAVEIGQVREIIDFSGAITTPPGMPACMRGMLNLRQQMISIIDLRQLYAMPALPDAGAGKILIVERGSERYGFLVDHVDNIMTISDSQRFAAPQIIRTGEHDDLRSEMDEMIDIGTEAQRQTLSVFQCDHLLEKLGAALPQAA, from the coding sequence ATGGATATGCATGAAGAGGGCGCCAGCGACACGGCCACCGAACTGTTCGGCTCCTTCCACCTGGGCGACGATGAATTCGCCCTGCCCGCCAGTTGCATCCGCGAGGTCGTCAACTATCCCGCCAAAGTCACCGCGCTGCCCCTGTCGCCCGCTTATCTGGAAGGCATGTTCACCTTGCGCGGCAGCGTCATTCCGGTGGTCAACCTGGGACGGCTGTTCCGCGCCGATGCGCCACGCGCCGTGGCCACGGACAAGATCGCCATCCTCGATTTCCAGCAGGTGCTGATCGGCATCGTCTTCCAGAATACGGGCGACATCCTGCGCGTGCCCGCCAGCGCGCGCTGCGCCCTGCAGTATGCGGCCGGCGACAGCCACGCCGTCATCGCCGGCACGATCTTGCTCGATGGCGGCGCGCGCCTGCTGCAAATCCTCGACCCGCACGCCTTGCTGCGCATCGAAAACGTGCCCCATGTGCTGGCCCTGCAAGCGACGGGCGCCAAGCTGAGCACGGCCCGTTACCACGCGCAAAGCGAACGCCGGCAGTGCGTCAGCTTTCACGCGGCCGGCGCCGCGTTCGCCTTCGAAATGCTGGCCATCCAGGAAATCATCCGGGTGCCCGAACTGCACGGCTCCCTGCTGAATAGTGAGCTGTGCCTTGGCCGCATGCATTTTCGCGGCAGCCAGGTGGCCGTCATCGATTTCGGCACCCTGCTGCAAGCGGCCGGGTCCGGCAACGGAGCCAAGGCGGCGACCAGTGACCAACGCATCATCGTCGTGCGCCTCGATGACACGACCGTGGGATTTCTCGTCGACTCCGTCGACAGCATCGTGCATTTCTTTGGCGATGAAGTGCTGCCGATTCCCCTGCTGAGCAAGGCCCGCGCGGCCATGTTCGCCGGCTGCATCACGAAAGAGGGCCTGGGCGACATCATTTTCCTCGACCACAAGGGCATCCTGTCGCAGGCGGAGATCGTCGAGATGCGCGACGGCCACAAGCGCCTGTATCCAAACGACGCGGAAACGGCCACGGCCGCCACGCGCAAGGCGCAGCGCCGCGTCTACATCACGTTTACCGTGGAAACCCGCTTCGCCGTGGAAATCGGGCAGGTGCGCGAAATCATCGACTTCAGCGGCGCCATCACCACGCCGCCGGGCATGCCGGCCTGCATGCGCGGCATGCTGAACTTGCGCCAGCAAATGATCAGCATCATCGACCTGCGCCAGTTGTACGCCATGCCGGCCCTGCCTGACGCGGGCGCCGGCAAGATCCTCATCGTGGAACGGGGTAGCGAGCGCTACGGCTTCCTTGTCGACCATGTCGACAACATCATGACCATTTCCGACAGCCAGCGCTTTGCGGCGCCGCAAATCATCCGCACGGGAGAACATGACGACTTGCGCAGCGAAATGGATGAAATGATCGATATCGGCACGGAGGCGCAGCGCCAGACCCTGTCCGTGTTCCAGTGCGATCATTTGCTGGAAAAGCTGGGGGCGGCGCTGCCGCAGGCGGCCTAG
- a CDS encoding chemotaxis protein CheD, whose product MSIIIEHGLPLHHVGMGQLSVGTHGEQLQALLGSCIGIGFIWKNGPCCGLAHCLLPEAPRADSALGARYVSQAVPSLLRLMGVRQADYADIDVVLAGGASMFGPANGHGRLQVGRQNAQAAQKYLDQCGLHVSFCALGGRHGRQLLIDCAKHSYVVTDVVAPPELIPRKEGAYGYA is encoded by the coding sequence ATGAGCATCATCATCGAGCATGGCCTGCCGCTGCACCATGTTGGCATGGGGCAACTTAGCGTGGGCACGCATGGCGAGCAGCTGCAGGCGCTGCTGGGCTCCTGCATCGGCATCGGTTTCATCTGGAAGAACGGCCCCTGCTGCGGGCTGGCCCATTGTCTGCTGCCGGAAGCGCCCAGGGCCGACAGCGCCCTTGGTGCTCGCTATGTGAGTCAGGCCGTGCCTTCGCTGCTGCGCCTGATGGGCGTGCGCCAAGCCGATTACGCCGACATCGACGTGGTGCTGGCGGGCGGCGCCAGCATGTTTGGCCCCGCGAATGGCCATGGGCGCCTGCAGGTGGGCCGGCAAAACGCGCAAGCGGCGCAAAAATACCTGGACCAGTGCGGCTTGCACGTGAGCTTTTGCGCGCTGGGCGGCCGCCACGGGCGCCAGTTGCTGATCGATTGCGCCAAGCACAGCTATGTCGTCACCGATGTGGTGGCGCCACCCGAATTGATTCCTCGCAAGGAAGGCGCATATGGATATGCATGA
- a CDS encoding protein-glutamate O-methyltransferase CheR, which translates to MSHAATLTPEVLTSLIALVRQHTGIAMTARKSVLLERRLQPRLQALSLHSYQAYLERVTSDRDEVAHFIDLVTTNDTLFFRTPSIWDYFRDRYLPAWAHAHPDGSLAIWSAAAASGEELYSIAMLCEQFRLQAPAFRYQILASDISQQILGAARAGQYSGRSVERIRLSHPDLLRRYFTPSPHGVKVNDELRQHVSFAQHNLLEALRPARQFDLVFLRNVLIYFDAGHQETVLRQARLSLKDEGRLILGESETIARLGTGYQFEFPMIYKAGSA; encoded by the coding sequence ATGAGCCACGCGGCCACCTTGACGCCCGAGGTGCTGACGAGCCTGATCGCGCTGGTGCGCCAGCATACGGGCATCGCCATGACCGCGCGCAAGAGCGTGTTGCTGGAACGGCGCTTGCAGCCACGGCTGCAGGCGCTGTCCCTGCACAGCTACCAGGCTTACCTGGAGCGCGTGACCAGCGACCGCGACGAGGTGGCCCATTTCATCGACCTGGTGACCACCAACGACACCCTGTTTTTCCGCACGCCATCGATCTGGGATTACTTCCGCGACCGCTACCTGCCCGCCTGGGCGCACGCCCATCCCGATGGCAGTCTGGCCATCTGGTCGGCGGCGGCCGCCAGCGGCGAAGAGCTGTATTCGATCGCCATGCTGTGCGAGCAATTCAGGCTGCAAGCGCCCGCCTTCCGCTACCAGATCCTGGCCAGCGACATTTCGCAACAGATCCTGGGCGCGGCGCGGGCCGGCCAGTACAGCGGCCGTTCCGTCGAGCGCATCCGCCTGTCGCACCCGGACTTACTGCGCAGATACTTCACGCCCTCGCCGCATGGCGTCAAGGTCAATGACGAGCTGCGGCAGCACGTCAGCTTTGCGCAGCATAATTTGCTGGAGGCATTGCGCCCGGCGCGGCAGTTCGACCTGGTGTTCCTGCGCAATGTGCTCATTTATTTCGACGCCGGGCACCAGGAAACTGTGCTGCGCCAGGCGCGCCTGAGCCTGAAGGACGAGGGGCGGCTGATCCTGGGCGAGTCGGAAACTATCGCCCGCCTCGGCACCGGCTATCAATTCGAATTTCCCATGATTTACAAGGCGGGTAGCGCATGA
- a CDS encoding PAS domain-containing methyl-accepting chemotaxis protein, translating to MNRVQAVIEFELDGTILHANDNFLRVLGYTLAEVQGKHHAILCDPEYVKTDEYSNFWAKLGRGEFDQGEYKRRARDGREVWINASYNPILDADGKPYKVIKFATDVTALKKRNAEYEGKVSAIGKAQAVIEFDMQGNVLDANDNFLAVMGYDLSDIQGEHHRMFCEPEYAGSAEYKKFWQKLNRGEFDAGRYKRLGNHGKVVWIQATYNPILDLNGKPYKVVKFAIDITDQVNLENSIQAKAANDSRKVYALLDSVARAAQGDLTCNIVPEGDEPIDLLAGGISKMIIDLRGVIGTVVSAANGFADASHAIAERATGVAVGTQALGATVEEMNASIDGLTFSINSIAENTSNADFLAKATQQEAEAGARAVAKSIKAMDLINRSSEDIGEIVKVISEIANQTNMLAFNAAIEAARAGEHGLGFSVVADEVRKLAERSSQATKEISKLINESVKRVSTGSEISRQASDAFDKIVSGVAKTTLAISDISKAANEQLLTAREVSTAIQYIAEETEKSAANCDSIARSTDGLNERAGSLNQTVSGFVV from the coding sequence TTGAACCGTGTCCAGGCCGTGATCGAATTCGAACTCGACGGCACCATCCTGCATGCGAATGACAATTTCCTGCGCGTGCTCGGCTATACACTGGCCGAAGTACAAGGCAAGCACCATGCCATCCTCTGCGACCCCGAGTATGTAAAAACGGACGAATACAGCAACTTCTGGGCCAAGCTGGGGCGGGGCGAATTCGACCAGGGCGAATACAAGCGCCGCGCCAGGGACGGGCGCGAAGTGTGGATCAACGCGTCGTACAACCCCATCCTCGACGCGGACGGCAAGCCGTATAAAGTCATCAAGTTCGCCACCGACGTCACGGCCCTGAAAAAGCGCAATGCCGAATACGAAGGCAAGGTCAGCGCCATCGGCAAGGCGCAGGCCGTGATCGAATTCGACATGCAGGGCAATGTACTGGACGCGAACGACAATTTCCTTGCCGTCATGGGCTATGACTTGAGCGATATCCAGGGCGAGCACCACCGCATGTTCTGCGAGCCCGAGTATGCCGGCAGTGCCGAGTACAAGAAATTCTGGCAAAAGCTCAACCGCGGCGAATTCGACGCGGGCCGCTACAAGCGCCTGGGCAACCATGGCAAGGTGGTGTGGATACAGGCTACCTACAATCCCATCCTGGACCTGAACGGCAAGCCGTATAAAGTGGTCAAGTTCGCCATCGACATCACGGACCAGGTGAACCTGGAAAACAGCATCCAGGCCAAGGCCGCCAACGACAGCCGCAAGGTCTATGCCCTGCTCGACTCGGTGGCGCGCGCGGCGCAAGGCGACCTGACCTGCAATATCGTGCCCGAAGGCGACGAGCCGATCGACCTCCTGGCCGGCGGCATCAGCAAGATGATCATCGACTTGCGCGGTGTGATCGGCACCGTGGTCTCGGCGGCCAACGGCTTTGCCGATGCCTCGCATGCCATCGCCGAGCGGGCCACGGGCGTGGCCGTGGGCACGCAGGCGCTGGGCGCCACGGTGGAAGAAATGAACGCCTCCATCGATGGCCTGACGTTTTCCATCAACTCCATCGCGGAAAACACCTCGAATGCCGATTTCCTGGCGAAAGCCACGCAGCAGGAAGCGGAAGCGGGCGCGCGCGCCGTCGCCAAGTCGATCAAGGCGATGGACCTGATCAACCGCTCGTCGGAAGACATCGGCGAAATCGTCAAGGTCATCAGCGAGATCGCCAACCAGACCAACATGCTGGCCTTCAATGCGGCCATCGAGGCGGCGCGCGCGGGCGAGCACGGCCTGGGCTTTTCCGTCGTCGCCGACGAAGTGCGCAAGCTGGCCGAGCGTTCCTCACAGGCAACAAAAGAGATTTCCAAGCTGATCAACGAATCCGTCAAGCGCGTCTCGACGGGCAGCGAGATTTCGCGCCAGGCCAGCGATGCCTTCGACAAGATCGTCTCGGGCGTGGCGAAGACCACGCTGGCCATCTCGGATATCTCGAAGGCGGCCAACGAGCAGCTGCTGACGGCGCGCGAAGTGTCGACGGCGATCCAGTACATCGCCGAGGAAACGGAAAAGTCGGCTGCCAATTGCGACAGCATCGCCCGCTCGACGGATGGGCTGAACGAGCGCGCGGGCAGCCTGAACCAGACTGTCTCCGGCTTCGTGGTGTAG
- a CDS encoding 3-hydroxyacyl-CoA dehydrogenase NAD-binding domain-containing protein, whose amino-acid sequence MSAEYQVNGAVAVITLANPPVNGLGLATRTAAVAGIRQALADEAVKAIVITGAGKAFSGGADIKEFNSPKALTEPTLHTLINVVEQSTKPVVAAIHSVCMGGGLELALGCNYRVAAPGAQMALPEVKLGILPGAGGTQRLPRVLGLEMALNMIVSGTPVASEKLAGTALFDEVIAPGADLLQAAVAFATKVADVRPLPKVRERKVDYPNHEAFLQFSRNTVKAMSGPFPAPLKCVDAVAAAVTMKFDDGLKYERELFMQLVQSPESKALRHAFFAERIASKVPDVPSDTPVRTIASAAIVGAGTMGGGIAMNFANAGIPVMLLETKQEALDKGLATIRKNYENTVKKGKLTQEKAEQRIALVSGTLAYADIAQADIVIEAVFEELGVKEAVFKQLDAVMKPGAILASNTSTLDLDKIAAFTQRPQDVIGTHFFSPANVMKLLEIVRGKETGKDVLATALALSKKLKKTGVVSGVCDGFIGNRMIEQYSRQAGFLLEEGCLPEQVDKAVEKFGFAMGPFRMGDLAGNDIGWAIRKRRYVEKPDVTYSKTADLLCELGRYGQKTGAGWYDYKAGDRKAYASEQVNAMIVQHSADIGVARRKISDQEIVERLVYALVNEGARILEEGIALRASDIDMVYLTGYGFPLFRGGPMFYADTVGLPNVLDTINGYAKGRHGEAWTPAPLLVKLAGEGKGFNS is encoded by the coding sequence ATGAGTGCTGAATATCAAGTGAACGGCGCCGTTGCCGTCATTACCCTCGCCAATCCGCCCGTCAATGGGCTGGGCCTGGCGACGCGCACGGCCGCTGTTGCGGGCATCCGCCAGGCGCTGGCGGACGAGGCCGTCAAAGCCATCGTCATCACGGGCGCCGGCAAGGCCTTTTCGGGCGGCGCCGATATCAAGGAATTCAATTCGCCCAAGGCGCTCACGGAACCGACCCTGCACACCCTGATCAACGTCGTCGAGCAATCCACGAAGCCCGTCGTGGCGGCCATCCACAGCGTGTGCATGGGCGGCGGCCTGGAGCTGGCGCTCGGTTGCAACTACCGCGTGGCCGCGCCTGGCGCGCAGATGGCCTTGCCGGAAGTCAAACTCGGCATCTTGCCGGGCGCGGGCGGCACGCAGCGCCTGCCGCGCGTGCTGGGCCTGGAAATGGCCCTCAACATGATCGTCTCGGGCACGCCCGTGGCATCCGAGAAACTGGCCGGCACGGCCCTGTTCGATGAAGTCATCGCCCCCGGTGCCGACTTGTTGCAAGCCGCCGTGGCCTTCGCCACCAAGGTGGCCGACGTGCGCCCGCTGCCGAAAGTGCGCGAGCGCAAGGTCGATTACCCTAACCACGAAGCGTTCCTGCAGTTTTCGCGCAATACCGTCAAAGCCATGTCCGGTCCGTTCCCCGCGCCGCTCAAATGCGTCGATGCCGTGGCGGCCGCCGTGACGATGAAGTTCGACGATGGCTTGAAGTACGAGCGCGAACTGTTCATGCAACTGGTGCAGTCGCCCGAATCGAAAGCCCTGCGCCACGCCTTCTTTGCCGAGCGGATCGCCAGCAAGGTGCCCGACGTGCCGTCCGACACGCCCGTGCGCACGATCGCCAGCGCCGCCATCGTGGGCGCCGGCACCATGGGCGGCGGCATCGCCATGAATTTCGCCAACGCGGGCATCCCCGTGATGCTGCTGGAAACAAAACAGGAAGCGCTGGACAAGGGCCTGGCCACCATCCGCAAGAATTACGAGAACACGGTGAAAAAGGGCAAGCTCACGCAAGAGAAGGCCGAGCAGCGCATCGCTCTGGTCAGCGGCACGTTAGCCTATGCCGATATCGCGCAAGCCGATATCGTCATCGAAGCCGTCTTTGAAGAGCTGGGCGTGAAGGAAGCCGTGTTCAAACAGCTCGACGCCGTCATGAAGCCGGGCGCCATCCTCGCCTCGAACACGTCCACCCTGGACCTGGACAAGATCGCCGCGTTCACCCAGCGCCCGCAAGACGTGATCGGCACGCATTTCTTCAGCCCGGCGAACGTCATGAAGCTGCTGGAAATCGTCCGTGGCAAGGAAACGGGCAAGGACGTGCTGGCCACGGCGCTGGCGCTGTCGAAAAAGCTGAAAAAGACGGGCGTCGTCTCGGGCGTATGCGACGGTTTCATCGGCAACCGCATGATCGAGCAATACAGCCGGCAAGCCGGTTTCCTGCTGGAAGAAGGCTGTCTGCCGGAACAGGTCGACAAGGCGGTCGAGAAATTCGGCTTCGCCATGGGCCCGTTCCGCATGGGCGACCTGGCCGGCAACGACATCGGCTGGGCCATCCGCAAGCGCCGCTACGTGGAAAAACCGGACGTCACGTATTCGAAGACGGCCGACCTGCTGTGTGAACTGGGCCGCTATGGCCAGAAGACGGGCGCCGGCTGGTATGACTACAAGGCGGGCGACCGCAAGGCGTATGCCTCGGAACAGGTCAATGCCATGATAGTCCAGCATTCCGCCGATATCGGCGTGGCGCGGCGCAAGATCAGCGACCAGGAAATCGTCGAACGGCTCGTGTATGCGCTCGTCAACGAAGGCGCGCGCATCCTGGAAGAGGGCATCGCCCTGCGCGCCTCGGATATCGACATGGTGTACCTGACGGGCTACGGCTTCCCCCTGTTCCGCGGCGGCCCGATGTTCTATGCGGATACGGTCGGCTTGCCGAACGTGCTCGATACCATCAATGGCTACGCGAAAGGCCGCCATGGCGAAGCGTGGACGCCAGCGCCGCTGCTGGTGAAACTGGCGGGCGAGGGCAAGGGTTTCAATAGCTAA
- a CDS encoding alpha/beta fold hydrolase, producing the protein MHHLFVGRPARTLLLSSAGLLLAGCFSGCSLLPSSPAAPGVPATAALPDASIAYALSGQGGLPVVFQSAMGDGKDVWAKVVPEVARQHRVLVYDRPGYGDSKKTTTPRDPCTIAAQQRALLAQAGLKPPYVLVGHGLGGLYQYVYARLYPQDVAGLVLLDPTHPQQWSRMQTDASTYAMLVKTRRKLMFNSTESAEFDAQTQCLQHVDMSSPLRVPAMLLVRDKFGIEEMGSFENVVRAQEKDWQRLSGAPAIERITGAGYYIQKDNPVIVNEAVKMVAKKK; encoded by the coding sequence ATGCATCATCTATTCGTCGGCCGCCCCGCGCGCACCCTGCTCCTCTCCAGCGCCGGCTTGCTGCTGGCAGGCTGTTTTTCCGGCTGCTCCCTGCTGCCGTCGTCGCCGGCCGCGCCAGGCGTGCCCGCCACGGCCGCCCTGCCCGACGCCAGCATCGCCTATGCCTTGAGCGGCCAGGGCGGCTTGCCCGTGGTGTTCCAGTCAGCCATGGGCGATGGCAAGGATGTGTGGGCCAAGGTGGTGCCCGAAGTGGCCAGACAGCATCGCGTGCTCGTGTACGACCGCCCCGGCTACGGCGACAGCAAAAAGACCACCACGCCGCGCGACCCGTGCACCATCGCCGCCCAGCAGCGCGCCCTGCTGGCGCAAGCGGGCCTGAAACCGCCATATGTGCTGGTCGGCCATGGCTTGGGCGGGCTGTACCAGTATGTGTATGCGAGGCTGTACCCGCAGGATGTGGCCGGCCTGGTCTTGCTCGACCCCACGCACCCGCAGCAATGGAGCCGGATGCAGACGGATGCGTCCACCTACGCCATGCTCGTGAAAACGCGGCGCAAACTCATGTTCAACAGTACGGAATCGGCCGAATTCGATGCCCAGACGCAGTGCCTGCAGCATGTCGACATGAGCAGCCCCCTGCGCGTGCCCGCCATGCTGCTGGTGCGCGACAAGTTCGGCATCGAGGAAATGGGTTCGTTTGAAAACGTGGTGCGGGCGCAGGAAAAGGATTGGCAGCGCCTGTCCGGCGCGCCAGCCATCGAGCGCATCACGGGCGCCGGCTACTACATCCAGAAAGACAACCCCGTCATCGTCAACGAGGCGGTCAAGATGGTGGCGAAGAAGAAGTAA